AAGATAAAGGTGTTGATGAGATTGAAAAGACTGTGAAACATCGATAGATGGACCGGTATGTTGTCGGGCACAGCCATCGCTCCGGGTACGATCAGATCGATCAGATGAATAAAAGGATAAAACAGGGGGAATATCCAGAGAACGCCGAATAGTTTGAACACCATATGTATTCTCGCCGCCCGGCGGGCATTCACGTTTGTTTTGAACGACGCGAGAATCGCGGTAATGGTCGTCCCGATATTCTCACCGAGGACAATCGCCGCGGCCGTCTCGAAATCGATATATCCCACAAACGCCAGCGTGATCGTTATGGCCATTGCCGCGCTCGAGGACTGGACGATCATCGTCAAAACGGTTCCGACCAGAATAAAAAAAGCAAGCGAGAGATAGTGCCTGTTCGTAAAATACTGTAGAAACGCAAGCGCTTCCGGATCGATTTTAGGTACTGTCTCTTTCAGGAACCGCAGCCCGAGAAAAAGAAGTCCCAATCCGACAAGCACTTCCCCGATATCGCGGTACCGGTGTTTTTTCGAGAAAATAAAGGGGAACCCGAATGCGAAGAACGGAAGCCCGATAGCCGTGATATCCATTTTAAATCCGAAAATCGAAACGATCCAGCCGGTCACGGTCGTCCCGATACTCGCCCCCATAATGACACCGATCGATTGCGTAAGGGTAAGCAGTCCGGCATTGACGAAACTGACGACCAGTACCGTGGTGGCGGACGAGGACTGGATAAGCGCGGTAATCGCGAATCCGGTAAACACACCCGCGAACCTGTTTGTCGTCATAAAACTGAGGATCGAATGGAGTTTTTCTCCGGCAACCTTTTGAATCCCGTCACTCATGACTTTCATCCCGTAGATGAAAAAGGCGAGGCTGCCGATGACGGTCACAAGCTTGACGATAATCATAGTGCTTTTTCTGTACGATGGTTCATGGTCACCACCCGGTTTTTTCCGATTCTATACTGTTTTTATATATGTTTTCGACACGAATGTAAACAAAAAAGGGCTGCTGCTTCATACCGCCCATAAAAAATCACATAATTGTCACATCACGATGCCCGGTCAACTCAACACAACTCATCCACAAGCCCGACATAATATCTCGCGATCAGGAGGGCATCGACGATGTTGACCGTACCGTCGCAATTCGCATCCGAAGCTTCAACCAGAAAATTCGCCGGGTCCAGGCCGACATAGTATTGCGCCACAAGAAGGGCGTCGACGATATTGATCGATCCGTC
The Spirochaetales bacterium DNA segment above includes these coding regions:
- a CDS encoding Na/Pi cotransporter family protein — translated: MIVKLVTVIGSLAFFIYGMKVMSDGIQKVAGEKLHSILSFMTTNRFAGVFTGFAITALIQSSSATTVLVVSFVNAGLLTLTQSIGVIMGASIGTTVTGWIVSIFGFKMDITAIGLPFFAFGFPFIFSKKHRYRDIGEVLVGLGLLFLGLRFLKETVPKIDPEALAFLQYFTNRHYLSLAFFILVGTVLTMIVQSSSAAMAITITLAFVGYIDFETAAAIVLGENIGTTITAILASFKTNVNARRAARIHMVFKLFGVLWIFPLFYPFIHLIDLIVPGAMAVPDNIPVHLSMFHSLFNLINTFIFIWFVPQLVKLSEKLGRERKDEKTTRYRLEYFKTSIQDTPELNILQAKRELHKMAKITEVMFDEFLKVFDNPDKNMRDLIDKAKEDEELTDQMQLEISKFLAECAKENLNEISVNNVTAMLRITHELESIGDSCFSLMLMAKRRYDKKVKMDKESLHEIDKYAKQVKSFISFILEHLNQHLSRYDLERAFELENIVDESRNTLKRNARKRLQKGYDVNAQLLFIDIVRHFERIGDYSLNISQALRQIQ